The Allocoprobacillus halotolerans nucleotide sequence TTGTCAAAGTAGATTATCCACGACGTGAATCTGCAAAGATTGTAGAGGCCTACTACAAGACACCTTCAACAACTGATTATAATGGCATTTATCGAGGACGTTATATTGATTTTGAAGCCAAAGAAACAAAAGTCAAAACCTTTCCATTTGCAAATATCTCTAAACATCAAATTGATCATTTACAAAAAATTATCAATCATGGTGGGATTGCTTTTGTTATTATTGCATTTACCTCATTAAATGAGGTATACTTAATTGACGCAAGTCATATCATTAATGATTATTATCATTCCCAACGAAAATCAATAACTTATGAAAAAATCAAAGATTTGGGACATTTAATACCCCAAGGTTATCAACCACGATTAGATTATTTAAAAGTTATTGACGATTGGTATTTTAAGGAGGACGAATGATGAAAAAAATAAGTAAAAAGAAATCAACCAAAACAGGAAATCAAAGACAAAAAAGACGAATCATTAAAGTCATTTGTTTAATTCTTGCTGTTTTGATTACTTCCGGAGGGATGTATTTAGGATTTGGTATTTTTAAACAAGTTGAAGGTTTTTCTAAAGAAAGACTTGTTTCCGATGAATCATCTATTCTATGTACAACCGACGGTGAAGAATGGTTTTCTGTAGCCCGTGGTGGTGTTCAAAAGAATGTCACTTATAACGATATTCCACAAGTGATGATTGATGCAGTTGTTGCTGCTGAAGATTCTCGTTTTTTGAACATAACGGTTTTGATGCTCCACGTATTGTTAAAGCATTGCTTGGAAACATTGCTGCTGGAGGAATCACTTCAGGTGGATCAACCATTACTCAACAGTTAATTAAAAAATCTTATTATCCTGATGAAGAACAAACAATTGAAAGAAAAATTGGTGAAATCATTCTTTCAATAGAAGCCACTTCACAAACAACAAAAGAAGAAGTTTTAGAACTATATTTAAATAAAATTTATTTTGGCTATGGACCTCAAACCATTGGACTTTATGCTGCTTCAAGATACTATTTTGATAAATCAGTTCAAAATTTAACATTACCTGAAGCTGCTTTATTGGCTGGAACATTAAATTCACCTAATCGATTTGACCCATTTAAAAACTTGGATTTAGCTCAAGAAAGACGTGATAAGATTTTAGAATTGATGGAAATGCATGGTTATATTTCTCATGAAGAATGTGAAGCAACCAAAGCTGTTCCTGTTGAAAATACATTAAAATATAATCCAATCTCAACAACTGGACAATATCAGGCTTATGCAGATAAAGTTGTCCGTGAAGTCCAAGAAAAAACTGGATATGACCCTTATGAAACACCTATGCGAATCTATACATATATTGATATGGATGTTCAAAAAGAATTAGATAGTATTGCAAGTGGTGATTCCTATACTTTCCAAGATTCTAAGATTCAAGTGGGAGCTGTTGTTCAAGAATCAACAACAGGACGTATTATTGGTGTCCTAAGTGGACGTGATTATACGCCATTAGGATTAACTTATGCATATTCTTCTAAAACAAGAACTGAACAAGACTATGGTCAAAAAAATCAACCTGGTTCTTCATTAAAACCATTGATTGCCTATGCTGCAGCTTTTGAATATTTAGATTATTCAACTGCTCATTATGTTCATGATGTGCCTTATGAATATGATAATGGTTTTGTCGCAAGTAACTGGAATGGTAAGAAATATAATGGAGATATCTCAATTTCTAGTGCTTTAAGCAATTCTTGGAATGCAGCTGCTTTACAAACTTTTAGCGAAGTTGTCACTGGAATTGATTGTAATGGTAATAAAGTCGGAGATGGTATAGGTATTGATGGTGCAACAAAATACCTTGAAAGCTTAGGTTTTGATATGAGTGGTGAAGAAGTAAATATTGGTTATGCAATTGGTTCATGGATTAATGGTGTCACTCCTGAATCAGAAGCAGGTGCTTATGCTGTCATTGCTAATGGTGGAACATATATCGAACCACATACTGTTCAAAAAATTGAATTACTATCAACTGGTGAAGTGATTGAAATTGATGAACAATATCAACAAGATAAAACACAAGCTTTATCTGAAGAATCTGCCTATATGATCAGAGAAATCATGACAAATTATGTTAAATCCGGAACGGGAACATATCGTTTATTAAATTTAGGTTATCAAATTGGTGCTAAGACTGGAACTTCTAACCATTCTAGCGACAAATCACAAGTGTCTAACCCTAAATTAGCTGGACACAGTAAAGATGCTTGGTTATCAGCTTACTCGCCAGATTATACATGGAGTGTCTGGACAGGTTATAGCAGTGAAGATCAAAAAGATGGATATTATATAAAAAGCAATAAAGATACAAACAATATCTCGGCAAAGATTGCAAAACTATTGCATAAAGATGGTGTGAAAAACGAATATTCTTCAAAACCTTCTAGTTTAGTCGAAAGCAAATGTATTTCTGGTATTTATCCATACGTTTCCCCAGGAAATGGAGTTCCTAGCGATCGTGTTGTCTCTGGCTTATTTAAAAAGGAAACACACCTAGTGGAAGTGCTAGTGGTGCAAGTTTGAATAATCTTTCATCATTCACTGCACAATTCGCTGACAATAAACTTCAAGTTACATTCACTGAATATGATCCTAAGAGTATGACAGAAGATGCAACACCAACCAAATCATATAAAGTTGGAGGCACAACTTATACCCTTCCATATTTAGGTAATATTAATCAAATCTATGGAAAAGTCGTTTATAAAGTTGATATCATAGATACAAGTGGTAATGTGATTCACACACAGACACTTAATAGTGCCACTGGAGCAATTGATTATACACTTTCTCCTGGAACATATACAGTCACAGGATATTATGCCTTTACAAGTGGTGATGGTACATCTAACAAAATTTCTCAAACTATAACTGTAGAAGATACAACACCTGCAAGTTATACACGCGCTAGTGTCAATGAAACTTCGGCAACTTATCAAGTTACTGTTCCTGCTAAAACAACAGTTACTGCCTCATTAAATGGAGCAACTCAATCTTTACAACAAAGTGGAACAATTACATTTAGTCAATTGACTGCTGGAACAAGTTATACTGTCACATTTACTCACACTTTAGCAAATGGAGAAACTGTCACACTCGGTTCAGATACGTTCACAACAACATCTACCGAAACACCGCCTGTGACACCAACAACTCCAGCACAATAAAAAATAAGACTGAAATTCTCAAATGAGTGATTTCAGTCTTTTTTGATATTTAAATATTTTTTACGTTTTGGTTCTTTGCATATATCAATGAGAGAACAATGCTGACAATCTGGATTCACAGCTTTACAATGATATCTTCCAAAGAATATCATTTGATGATGAGTTTTAATCCATCTTTCTTGAGGTATGGCTTTTTGAAGTTTCTTTTCAACTATTAAAACTGTATCCTTCTTAAATGCTAATCCTAGCCTCTTAGAAATACGTTCAACATGCGTATCAACTGCAATAGCCGGGACTTTAAATCCTTCTGAAATGACAACATTTGCCGTTTTACGACCTACCCCTGGTAAAGTCTGTAAAGTTTCATGATCACAAGGTACTTTCCCATCAAAATCACTTAATAATTTTTGAGCCATTGCTTTGATATTTTTCGCCTTATTACGATAAAGACCAATTGTTCGCAAATCATTTTCTAATTGTGATAAAGGAGCATTTGCATAATCTTCCACACAACGATATTTTTGAAATAAACTTGCTGTTAATTTATTAACGCTGGCATCGGTTGTTTGTGCCGATAACATCACTGCAATCAATAATTCTAATTCATTTTGATGAACAAGTTCACATTTAGCATCTGGATACATTTCATCAAAAACATCTAATATACGTTTTACTCTCTCTTTATTCATGATCTTCCCACCATTTATAATCTTTTATACTTTGTTCCACATCCTGATGTGTTGATACATTGCTTGGAGCATAACGCTTTGTTACACCATAACGTGCCCAATTATCCAAAATCTTTTCAATATATCGAAAAGTGATAACCCCAGATTTCACTGATTCATTCAATGCATCTACAATCATTTCATCATCATAACCTTGACATTTTAAAGAATTAATCAACTGTACTTCTCGTTGACTCAAACTACGTCCAAATGCATCCTCAAAAATACTCACTAAATCGATATCTTGATCTGCCGTTTGTTCATTTTGATTCAACAACAATCTTTGTAATGGTTTTAAATTCAAAGAACCATTCTGTCTTGAAATCCAATGTTTATCAACAAGAGACATTAAAATATCATCAATTTTTTGAACAGATAAAGAACAAATTTTAGATATTTGTGAAGGTGTAATGGGTTTAACCCCAATTTCATCTAAAGTCATAATTAATAATAACACATAACACTGTTGATCAGAAATATGCATCTGTTTTGCTTTTAAAATCAATAATTTTTGAAAATCAACACAACGATAATCTAATAATTCATCCATCATACTACCCTAACCTTACTGCCTTTATAAACTCTCCAGTCATTAAATCATAATAAACATATAACAATGATTCATTTTCCTGATAACGTCCATAATAAACAAATCTTTCATTTTCATAACCAACTTCTAATTCATTTAACTTGACTTGATATTTTTGTTCAATCGCATCAATGATATCCTTTTCTAAAGCAACAACACCCTGATAAGTATCCACTAATTCTCTATCTTTATTATATGCAACATAAGATGCAATACTATTGATTTTAACTTTCATAATATAATATGTTTCTTTACCACGGTATTCACTAAAATAATCATCATATTCATATTGATTTGTCTCACAAATTTCATTTCTAATTTCATCTAATCCATGATGATATTGATAATACGGAACATGAACAAATAACATATAGAAAGAAACAACTGCTAAAATAATAACTAAAACAATAACTGATATAATAAATGTATGTTTTTTCAATCTGTTCACCTCCAGTGTTTTTATTATATAACAAAACGTATAAAATGCAAAATAAAATTAAAAAGACCTTGCGGTCTTTATTCATCTCTTGAATTACCTAAAATAAGCAAGAAAATACGTAACATACTCATTAATGTTGAAATCATGGCTGCCACATAAGTCATTGCAGTCGCTGATAGCATTTTTTTAGCACCTGCATATTCCGACGTTGTTAAATAACGCGACTTTAAAATGGTTAAAGCACGACCAGAGGCATCAAATTCCACTGGTAAAGTCACTAACTGAAATACTAAAATTCCACACATTGCGATAAAACCAAACCATGCAATATGAGTTTGACCTAAGACAAGTCCAATCAAAATTGCAATCCAACCTAAATATTGTCCAACATTAGCAATTGGTAAAATGGCATTTCTTAATGTAATAGGTATATATTTTTCTTTATATTGAATTGCATGTCCACATTCATGAGCTGCTACAGCCAATGATGCAATCGAAGTGCCATGATAAACATCACTAGAAAGATTAATAGTTTTTTTGCCAGGATTAAAATGATCACTCAACTGCCCTTTCACCTCATAAATAGCAATATCATATAATCCTTCACTATCTAAAATTTCTCTAGCTGCCTGAGCTCCACTGATACCTCGTGTATTTGCGATTTTGCGATAACGACTATATGTAGAGCTTACCTTCATTTGTGCCCATATTGCCAACAATGCAGCAAGTATAACAAAAATAGTTCCAATCATATAATAACGATTATAATAAATTCCATAATATGGCCAAAACATTTCTCTCACCTCAACAATTATAATATACCCATTATATTAACTCTATATGTCAAAAAAGATGCAATTTAATTCATTGCATCTTTTAATCTATTGCTTGGCTTAAATGAAACAGTTTTACTAGCTGGAATAATCATAGCTTCTTTTGTTTTAGGGCTAACACCTTTACGTTCTTTACGGTTATTCACTTTGAATGTACCAAACCCTGAAATCAAAACTTTATCTCCATTTAAGATACTTTCAATCATTGTATCAAAAACTGTATCTACTAACGCTTCAGCATCTTTTTTTGTTAAATCTTTTTTTAGTGAAACGATATCAATAAGCTCTTTTTTATTCATTTTGTATTGCCTCCTACTTAAATCTAAGTAGTAGTATAACATTTCAAATTCTTCAGTGCAATAACAAATTTATAAAACTATCGCAATCACATTTGACTTTCCTTTATTCACAATTTTACTTAAAATATCATGCACTCTTATACAAGCGGTTTCATTCATTGATGCAAGTTTTACACGCATTCCCTCATTAATCAAATCCCCTAATTTACGTCCAAAAACATCACAGTCAAAGATGGCTTCTTTATTATTTTCACCATGACTTTGTAAATATTGAATAAAAGCTTCAGCTTGTTCTTTAGAACCAATAATCGGTTCAAAGGTTGATTCAATATCCACCTTAATCATATGAATCGTAGAAGCCGTAGAAACAAGTTTCATACCATAGCGTGGTCCTTGTTTAATGACTTCTGGTTCACTCAATTCAATATCATCCAAAACTGGTAAAGCATAACCATAACCAGTCTGTTTTACCATCTTTATCGCACTTTGATAAGCCTGATATTCTTGACTCATCTGTTTCAATTCTTGAACCTGTCTTAAAAATAAAGCCGCATCAAATTTATCTTGTCCTAAAATTTCATTTAATATTTCTTGATATAAACCATTTCTTTCTTGAATACGTAAAGTAGCTGATGAAGAAGATGTATCAATTGATGATAAATAAGCTTTATTAATAAAATCAAATTCACTCATATGTGTTGCAATTTTTTCTACATCTCTAAAACGATGAATTTCTAACAAAGATTTTTCCAAGGATTCATCTAAAGTCTGTTTTAACCAATGTGATGAATCCATTAAAGCCATCCAACGCTGAACTTCTATTTTCACCTCATGAATAGGGAACTCATATAAAGCCTCTTTTAAAAGATGAGTAATATCTTCTTCATTCATTTCTGTAACTTTCAAAGCCAAAACTGGAACATCATGTTTTTCTTTTAAAGATTCTACAAGTTGGCTACATTGAAGACTTTGTGGTTCTTTAGAATTCACCACAATCACAAATGGTTTACCAATTTCTTTTAATTCATTTATCACATCATCCGTTGCTTGAATATAATCGCCACCAGGAATTTCACAAATAGAACCATCACAAGTCATCACAATACCAATTGTTGAATGATCTTGAATAACTTTTTGTGTTCCTATCCTCGCCGCTTCATCAAAAGGAATAGCTTCTAAATACCAAGGTGTTTTTACATAACGAATTCCTTGTTCATCCTGATAACCTTTTGCTCCATCAATCACATATCCAACACAATCCACAAGTCGAATATTCACTCCTAAATTATCTTCAACATTGATATGAGCAGCTTGGTTTGGAACAAACTTCGGTTCCACTGTCATAATCATTTTCCCCTCACCAGATTGTGGCAATTCGTCAGTGGCACGAATTTTCGCATCAGGATTATCAATATAGGGAATGACAGCCTTTTCCATAAAACGTTTAATAAATGATGATTTTCCCACCCTGACTGGTCCTACAACCCCTAAATAGATGTCGCCATCACATCTTTTACCAATATCTTTTAATATATCTATTGTCTGCATAGACTTCCTCCTTCTCACACATCAATATATGATTTTCATTTTTATTTAGAACATTTTTATAAAAAGTCAAAAAGTTCATCTTTTTGTGATAAAAAGATAATAGAATAAAATCATCTTAAAAAAAGGAAGGTTACTATGAAACTTAAAAATACTGTTTTTATTGTCAATGATTTAGAACAATCAAAAAAGTTTTACAAACAAATTTTAGGATTAAAAGTTTTATTAGTAGAATTTAACGGTTCAGTGACATTAACATCAGGTATTGTATTGCAATCCAAAGAAGTATGGAAAGAACTTATTCATAAAGACGATCAAGACATAATCATGTTGAATCATGCTGCTGCATTATCTTTTGAAACAGAAGATATTGACGCTTTTATGTTATTGTTGGATCAATATCAGGTCACTCTCGTTCATCCACCTAAGGAAGGAGCATGGGGACAAAGAGTTGTACGATTTTATGATCCTGATGGCCATATTATTGAAGTGGGAGAAAGTATGCGTAAAATTATGAAACGTCTTTTAAGTCAGGGATTTTCATATGAAGAATTGGCACATCGCTTACGTGTCCCTTTAGATTATATTAAACAAATCACTGAATCAAATTCATGACGATTCATGTATTAACTTAAAAGAAGTCACTTCAAGTGCGACTTCTTTTTATCTTTTTCGTATTTTCTTTATTAACCTTTTTTATTTCTTTATTCCAATATTGATTAGCTTTTTTCATAAATATACGATCTGTCAACATTGTTGTTTTGCCATAAAATTCTTGATGATTGATAATAGCTTGAGCAAATTTTTTCATCTCATTAGACACGACAAAACGAGATATTGTTTTCATAATAAAGAAAACAGATCCAATTTTTAAACTCCCTTTATATTGTAAATGCTCCCTACGACACCAATTTTGCAACACTTTCTCAGAAATATCACATTTTTCAGGTTCATATTCATCGCATCCAATAAAAGCATAGACTTCCGTATCACCTTTAGGTTGCGATTCTAAGCGTTCAAAAATTTCTAATGTAGATGAAGGAATAGAATTTAAAGCAACCATAAAAAGAAAGACAACTTGATCATACTCAAAAAAAGTACGTTCATCAAAAGTGGAAACATGACGAATATCTAAACAATCACAATGTTCATCCAAGTAAACTTCTAATCTTGATAAAAATGGTTTCATAAAGCTTTGCGTATGCTTTAATCCTGAATTCAACAAAAGTATTTTAGCCATGATCGACACCTCCAAAAGTACGAAGTACTTCATCTAACTCATTTTCTTCACAAAAATATGCATCAACAGAAGAATAAGAAAAGCCTAATGTTGAATCATCCAAAATATCTTTAAACAATTTCTTTTCATCCTCGCTGGCTTCACCATAGCCAATAACCAGTAATTTTTTCTTAACTGGCTTAAACCAAGATGACAAGTCTCTCCATCTACCATTGTATAATAAGGTTCATGATTGACAACGAGTCTTTCTAACATCTTTTTAAAAGGAATATCAAAACAACCATATTTGACTTTTGTAATATAGATAATTAATTGACAGTCATTTGTCCAATTAGAAATAATACTCATATCATCTTTAAAATGACAGGCACCTTCACATTTTAAACATGTCAATCCCCCTGTGCATGTTGAATAATGAATATTATTTAAATTGACAATCACTGAATTTTGAAAATAATGGGTTGAAATTTCTCTATCTGTTACAACTAAATTTTTCATGTGTGTTCTCCTTCACCTTTTATTGTATTATGGATACATCCCATTTGTCAAACCCGTTATTAAAAATCTATGACCTCTGTAGCAATTGTTTCTTGAAAATATTGATCATGTTCTACAAAGAGTAATGTGGGTTGATATGTTAAAATAGTCTTTTCAATTTGCATACGAGAAAAAATATCAATATAATTTAATGGTTCATCCCAAATATAGAGATGTGCTGGAGTTGCCAGTGAAATAGCTAACATGACTTTCTTTTTTTGACCTTGGCTTAAATTTTCTAAAGAAATATCGAAATGGGAACGTGAAAATCCTAATTTCCTTAATAAGGTTTTGACTAATGTTAAATCACAATCATATCGTTGAATCCAATCATCAAGTCGCCCATGTAAAAAAGTACAATCTTGGGGAACATAGGAAATTTTTAATTGACTACCTAGAACATATTGTCCTTGATATTGCATATTCTCACCTATAATAAAATGAATAAGACTTGATTTTCCACAACCATTTGGTCCTTTAAGTAAGACTCTATCATGATTATGAATGGTTAACGATAAATCTTCAAAGACTTTTTTATCATCATATGATAATGAGAAGTGTTGAAACTGAATCAATTGTTTTTGAAAATATTTTAAACAATGTATTTTTAAATCATCATATTTTTCAATATCCTTTAAAAGTTTCCTTTTTTCAGCAATGGCTTGTTTTTGGCGTTTTTCAATCACTTTGGAACGTTTCATCATTTTCGCTGCCATATGCCCTACATGGCCTTTATCAGCTGCACCTCGCTTGGATTTTTCAATCTGATGTCCCCAATTTTCCTTTTGTCTCCTTGAACTTTCCATTTTCACAATATCTTTCTTCAATTTCTTATTCATCATGATTCCTCTTTCATCTTTTTTCTTTTATCATCATACCAGCTTGAAAAATTTCCACTTACAACATCTATGGTCGTTGGATTAATAGCCATCACATGATTACAACAACTATCAATAAAATAACGATCATGACTCACTAACAAAAAACCTTTTTGAAGACGAAGATATTCAGCTATTTTTTGACGTGAATTTTGATCTAAGTGATTGGTTGGTTCATCAATCAATAAAAAAGCATGTTCTTTCAAGAATAAAAGAGCTAATAATACTTTGGTTTGTTCGCCATGAGATAAAGTTTCAAAAGGTCGATAAAAAATATCTAAACCATCCATATCTAACTGATGAAGTTCTTTTTCTAATTGCCATTGTTGTAAATTTGGACATATCTCATAACACACATCTAATGTTAACCATTGAGGATTTTCTACTTCATAAGGAAAATAACAGCACCCTTCACTCATCATTATTTGTCCTTGATATTCCAATTCTTTCATCAAAAGCTTTAAAAGTGTTGTTTTCCCTCTGGCATTGCGTCCAATCAAAGCTGTCTTAAATGTCGTGTCTAATGAAAACGATACATCATCAAAAATCAATTCATAACTTCCTTCATAACCAAATGTCAAATGTTGAACTTGTATTAACGACATTGATATCACTCTCCTTTTCAAAATAAAAACGACAAGAAAATAGATCTTGTCGTTATATACAAATATTCATGATAAAAAGAGAACTATTTTCTTGCATGCATAAAAAGATATGCTTATGTTAAATTTTTGCAAGAAAATTGATACATCCTTCCACTCCCTTTCATCACTTGTTATTATAGCTTTTTAGCCTTGTGATTTCAAGGAAAAATGACTATACAAGTTTTTGAATATCCGTAGGTACCTGATTATTTTGAATAATTTGAATGATTTTATCCATTTGTTCAGGTTTGACATGTTTATGGGTTAATTGTGAAATCTTATTCACAAAATCTCGAATATTTTGTTCATCCTTTAAATCTTTATTTTGTAAATCATTTGCAAGAGACAAAATATCAGCTTTTGATACATGTGTTTTCTGTGACACTTTATCTAATAATTTATCTTGTTTATCCAATTGAATCACCCATACTAATATATGCAAAATCAATCTCTATTGTTCTGCTTTTAAATCTCTTAACATTAATGAATCAATTGTTTCCTGTGGTAAAGCATTTTCATATAAGACACGATAAACAGCATCAACAATTGGAACTTCAATACCATAATCATGTGTAGCAACATCATCATGAATAACTTTACAAGTACGAATACCTTCGCAAGTTTTGGTATTATGAGTCATAAAATCTAAGGCTCGATTACTTTGTCCAATTTCTAAACCCGCCTGAAAATTACGTGAATGAATAGACGAGCATGTAACAACCAAATCTCCAATTCCTGTCAAACCAAAGAAAGTTTCACGATTAGCGCCTTTGACTGTTCCATACAAACTCATTTCATATAATCCTCTGGTAATCAAAGCAGCACGGGTATTATCCCCATAACCTAATCCTGCAATAATTCCTGAGGCAACCGCGATGACATTCTTATAAGCAGCGCCATATTCAGCACCTACTTCATCTGTTGAGGTATAAACTCTAAAATAATGATTAGAAAATAGTTTTTGAACATCCTTAGCACAGTCTTCATCCAATGACACGGCACAAACAACTGTCAACATACGTTCCACAACTTCTTCGGCATGGGATGGTCCAATCAATGAAACGACTGGATGAATCTCGGTCTTATCTAACACACTTCTAATTGTATCAGACATACGCATATTAGTATTCATATCAAAACCTTTTGCCGCATTAATCACTGTTACTTTTTGCGTTAATAATGGCTTCACTTCTTCTAGAACATGTCTAACATATTGTGTAGGAATTGTAATCAAAAGATACTGAGCATCTTTAACAACTTCTTTTAAAGAAGAAGAGGCAACAATCTGATTTTCTAATCTGACGTCTTTGAAATATTTATAATTACAATGTCTAATATTAATATCATCAATCTCATTTTGATCAATTCCATACATCATCGTACGATGTCCATTATCATTAAGAACTCTCGCTAAAGCTGTTGCCCAACTTCCTGTCCCTAAAATTGCTATTTTCATTCTAGTCCCTCTTTCTACAAAGAATATGAATTGGTGTTCCTTCAAAACCAAAGGCATCACGTAAACGATTTTCTAAATAACGTTTATAACTAAAATGTAAATATTGTGGATCATTGGTAAATAAAACAAATGTTGGTGGACAGATACTCACCTGATTTGCATAATAAATTTTTAAACGTCCACCATTAAATGTTGTGGTTGGATTCATTGTTTGAGCATCAATTAAAACATCATTTAAAACACTTGTTGCAACACGTTTTTGACTATTTGCATAAACTTCCTGAATTAATGGCAACAACAAATGAACACGTTTTTTATCTTTTGCAGAGACAAAAAGAATGGGTGCATAATCTAAATATTTAAACTGTTCACGAATTTGATTTTCCATTTTTTTCATGGTTTTAGAATCTTTTTCAATCAAATCCCATTTATTCACAACTAAAATAACAGCCTTTCCAGCTTCATGAGCATATCCAGCCACATGCTTATCCTGTTCAACAATACCTTGATGTCCATCAATAACCATTAATACAACATCACTCTTTTCAATCGCTGATAAAGCA carries:
- a CDS encoding ATP-binding cassette domain-containing protein, translated to MSLIQVQHLTFGYEGSYELIFDDVSFSLDTTFKTALIGRNARGKTTLLKLLMKELEYQGQIMMSEGCCYFPYEVENPQWLTLDVCYEICPNLQQWQLEKELHQLDMDGLDIFYRPFETLSHGEQTKVLLALLFLKEHAFLLIDEPTNHLDQNSRQKIAEYLRLQKGFLLVSHDRYFIDSCCNHVMAINPTTIDVVSGNFSSWYDDKRKKMKEES
- a CDS encoding stage VI sporulation protein F yields the protein MDKQDKLLDKVSQKTHVSKADILSLANDLQNKDLKDEQNIRDFVNKISQLTHKHVKPEQMDKIIQIIQNNQVPTDIQKLV
- a CDS encoding NAD(P)H-dependent glycerol-3-phosphate dehydrogenase, translated to MKIAILGTGSWATALARVLNDNGHRTMMYGIDQNEIDDINIRHCNYKYFKDVRLENQIVASSSLKEVVKDAQYLLITIPTQYVRHVLEEVKPLLTQKVTVINAAKGFDMNTNMRMSDTIRSVLDKTEIHPVVSLIGPSHAEEVVERMLTVVCAVSLDEDCAKDVQKLFSNHYFRVYTSTDEVGAEYGAAYKNVIAVASGIIAGLGYGDNTRAALITRGLYEMSLYGTVKGANRETFFGLTGIGDLVVTCSSIHSRNFQAGLEIGQSNRALDFMTHNTKTCEGIRTCKVIHDDVATHDYGIEVPIVDAVYRVLYENALPQETIDSLMLRDLKAEQ